The sequence tattttaagaaaacaatttgcTGTTAAACACTATGCCAGCTAGACTTAcatttttcaagtaaaaaacTCTTTGTCCTGAAGTATTTTAAGGTCCTAAAGAGCAGGAAATTGCCTatgacatttcagtttttccattcTAAGAAAAAATGTTCCAAAGTCTAAAAATATCTCTCTTGAAAAACACTCTTACTCTCGTTGTAATATACCATAAGCCATGTGACAACAAAGACATTGCTTTCTGAGACAAGCATTGTTTTCAGTAAACTGAAGAACTTAGAGTCAGCAATtaagattattttcatgtaaaactGCTGACTTGaattgaaaaaatgtttattgaTGTAATCCAAATAATTTGATGGCCTACTTTCTAATACAATGTCTCTTTGTTCCTCTTTCTTACTTAACATTAACAAAAATGATATAGGTCAGAATTACACATTCACCTAGGAAGGAAATCCCAGTAGACATGTACCATTGGCTTGTTTCACTATTAGGTGTTTTCAACTTCTTCCAATACTAAGTATTTTTAGAGGAGCATTTAATGTATTCATACACATTTTGGTCTGTGGCCACAAATAAACAGGTATGGtagacagaaatagaaataaggTTAACAAAATGCATCATGTGGTGCAGTAGCATCTGGGAGTATGTTCTGCAGGTCAAAGATGGATGCCTTACTATTATGCCTGGATATCCAGAAGAATTGAAAGAGGGTTTTGGTATTCAGATAATTATCCCAGCAGTGCGTTCAGGCATGTGAGCTAATCACAAGACACTTGTTTATTGTcaactcagaaaaataaagaaaggctGACTTACAAGTAGGCTGAGGCCACTGTGGAGACATTCCTAGACAGGGTGGAACCCACAGAATGAGCAGAGCTGTCACTGGAGATGCAGCAGGTCCCAATTTGCACTGAAGCTGGAGATGTAGCTTCATGATATCGTCTGTTCTGTGATGAAATATGCTTTAGCGGTTCTTAGTCTTATCTCTCTCCCTTGAGGCCCTGACTACTCACTCCTGGCTTTGCGCTGCAGCTCGTTGCCTGTCCTCAGTTGTCCTACTATAAATGCTGGTGGGGGCAGGCTGCAGAGTAGCTTCCTAAAGTCATCAAGATTAAAACTAGccttttggaaatgttttgcattttctggGATTGATTAAATCCCAATCATTTCAGCTGTCTGATTTTGCAGACATCCCTAAAATAGCTGTACGAGACCAAGTGAAATGGTAACAAATGGAACTACTGAAAggtaatttaatttttaaaattatctaaATGATGCATCACAAAGATTTGCACAGAGTGGCTGTGTCTCCTCACTCACAAAGTAAAAGCACAGGAAATATACTTTCTTCCAGTTTGAAAATCTTAATGAATGTAAACATCCACTAGAATTTAATGAATCACACAGCCTGGAGGGGTCAAGATTAGACAGGCTTGATCCCATGAAGACCAATAGGGGTTTTGCCTCTTCCTTATTTTCAGCTAAAATTTATTCTCTCCTATCTATTCTTCAGGGAATGACTGAGTTTTAATATTCCCTGGTATTTGACCATAGGCTTATTATATACATCAAAGTATAATATGGATCATGTAACTATTGATAGTCTCCTGCATTAGAAACCTTGGAAATACAATGGGAAAGGACATCAAGAGCTCCACTAGACCATTCCTCTGCCCTGAGGCTTAACCATATCTATGCTGTGCATAGCAGTATTTATCTAAATTGATTTTTAACaaaacttgatttttaaaatacacgTACCTTCTTACGTAGTCTATGTCTGTGTAGTGTTTAACTAGGGATGTTCCTCAACACCTCATCTACATTTGACCCACAGTGAGTGTTTTACATCAGGATGGACCAACAGAGGGAAACAGCTGTGTGGTGTTGTTTGTTGCTTTCTCTTTGAGCTAAGAAAAGTAAATGTGGACCCAACCCTGTCATTTAGTAAATATACTGAATTAATACACATTTCTGTATATATGTGAGCTCAGAAAAAGTTGCAGAATCAGTGATTTGCTGTTAAAACAAGTTCCTTGTGAGAGAATATAGGTCTTGTATTTGTGCAGGGAAATGTTGGCATTGACACGTGAATACATCTTATTTGCCTTACAACAGCAAAAAGATAACGTCTAATATCATTGTGATCCCTGTAGGAAGAGAGAACAGTTCTGTTGATGtgcacatttaaaaaacataccGGTGTAGTACAGGATGTACAATAGAAGTCAAAGTAGAAACGAATAAACAAGCTATGAAAGCATGAGCCTTTACCAGTACACCACCAGAAAGCTTTGCAGCACTGCAAACAGTCCAAAGACAAACAGCTGCACCTCATCAATTGCAAATGATGgttcagaaaagacagaagaccAGAGGGAATGAATGTGCTATAGGGATTCTGTATAGGAAGTCAgcagaacaaagacaaaaccatgtggaagatgcagaagaaaCAATGGAATGCTAGGAGAAAATGAGGTAGTGCTGCATTCCTTAGATCtatattacatatataattGTTTCAGTGGGAGTGACACTTAAGTGAAGTGAATAAGTAACAGCAATCTTGGTGGGGCAAAAAGAGGCAATATTAAACTGGATCCTGGGAGAAAGCAAGCATaggcagcagagctgatgaCAGTTTGAGAACCTGGAGAGTTACCTTTCTCCCTGAAGGTGAGAAAAGGGGAGGTTTGCCAAACACTGAGTCGCTTTTCGTTCTTTGTCTCCACAACTTAAAGATAGCAGAAGTATTTGTCATGCAAACAGCCACAAGCAATACGAGCTGGCTTGCTggcattttactttttattttatttatttttttcctgactccATGAGAAAATCAAGGATAGTTAAACCAGTACAATTAGATCACTTAAATTCTTGTTACATTTCTTTGAAACTGTAATCACTTTTTGTAGAGCCTGTTTTCAGCAGATCATCAACTTGTCAGCACTACCTACTCGTTCCTGCCATACAacctcttgatttttttattttattttattttttatttcccttattGCTGTGTTTGGggcattttttccatctttcctctcttcttttcttgtttttcagtgtcACTGGCACAGGAAATGTCGCTCAGATGGCAGATCCTTTTCACCTAATTTTATCTGGCTTAGGTAAAGCTTGGTTGTGTACTACTCTGTTAGCAACATAGTTATTAGTCATTACCATGAATTAAGAGAAAGAGAGATTTTCTGGGAGCATGTCATCTTCCAGCTACACTAGGCATCCATTTTAGACAGATGTCTTTCTCTGTCTAGACTGTCTTTCTTTTTGCGCTGACTATAAACAAAGACTGGTTTAGGTACAGATGTCTGGGTCAGGTTAGATGAATCACACTTATAAAGTTCTACTGAATATTCCCAGTTACTAAGAACACTGATTTTGGCAGCAGTTTTGCAGTGACTTGTAGACGCTGTTTCCATCTTTTGCAATACCTTTGGATTCAGGGAAGCATCTGATGAAGAAACATACCCTTGCAGACTTTTTGGCTCTGCACAGGTGAGGAACTAAGAGCGCACCTTGCCTACAGGCAGACGTGTTGCAACATAAGATGCAAAtagcttgaaagaaaaacagaagcataaaGAAACAGCTCTTTATGTGCCCTGGAGCAAGAGGAGAAATTGGCTAGGTATTTTTGTAAGACAATTCAGGAAACGCTCATTTGACACAATCACGATGAcacttattttgtttgtatCAAAAGTTTTAACTTGACTTTGCTACAGATATTGTTTAACAATGGGCAAAATATTTTAGTactaagaaagaaacaatttcaCATTTCATGTGTCATTCCATGTATTTCACGTCTGTCATTCCACGTATTTCTAACTGGACAATTAAATCAGAGGCAGCTCTTTGAACACAGTAAACATCTGGCACAAAAAATAAGTTAATCAATAGactttgtatatatttatatgagAAGGACAACTGATAAATCTTAATAATTAGCATTGCTGCTCAACAGCAATGATCTCAAAGACAAACTTCTGGTCCCACATGGCAATCAAGATGATAGTTCAGTCTTATAACAACATATGCTGGCTACTGTGGACTAAAATGCAGTAGTTTGTCTGAAGAACCACTTGTGCTGCCACCCTTATATTTTGACCATACTCTGAAAATGTATGGAACAATTTGTCCCATCAGGATTTCATGTGTTTGTGGTTACAGGAAATCtgtaggaaagagaaaatatcccactcagcagcagcaggatggcaGCTATAATCCCAATGGGAATGGCAGCACCAGCTTCCTGTGCCACAGGACTGGAGGGCATGAGGTAGGAGGGAGGGAAGGCGATGCTCTGGTTCTGCGTTACAGAATAGAAGTTATAGCTCACTGGAATCAGGACACACAGACCAGCAAATAAGTAGAAGAAGCCACCCACCAGGAAGAAACGGGTAATGGCAGTTTTATGACTGATTcctatataaatatttctcagaGCACATATTGTGGCGATCAGTCCCAATAATCCCATGACCATGGCAATCACCAGGAGACCCTGAGCAGCATAGAtttctccagggatggaggagTCATAACCAATGAATTTATGGCAGAACTGCTCTTCATAGCCAGGTGAGACATGAATGTAACTGATGAAGCAGACTTTCCAAATCCCCACCCAGGCGATGCCAGAGGAGATGATGGTGGTGTTGTCCACGTGCCACACTCTCCACTCCACAAGTCCCATGGAAACGGTGCACAGAATCCAGCCTACTGTCCCCAGTGCAAAGGAAGCCAGCTGGAGGTAAGAGGTGTCAATTAGGGAGCTCATCATGTGGGGGCCTTCTCTGTCACAG is a genomic window of Meleagris gallopavo isolate NT-WF06-2002-E0010 breed Aviagen turkey brand Nicholas breeding stock chromosome 1, Turkey_5.1, whole genome shotgun sequence containing:
- the CLDN34 gene encoding claudin-34; protein product: MWSQWESDKELRGTCSVAQDLQGHLFSPLFWNLLHPADTASKPWTTLSPTERRLPSDLCFELSTIAVSTQRLDIQVFISWVKKGHLHKDQEGTHLWLHGKACDREGPHMMSSLIDTSYLQLASFALGTVGWILCTVSMGLVEWRVWHVDNTTIISSGIAWVGIWKVCFISYIHVSPGYEEQFCHKFIGYDSSIPGEIYAAQGLLVIAMVMGLLGLIATICALRNIYIGISHKTAITRFFLVGGFFYLFAGLCVLIPVSYNFYSVTQNQSIAFPPSYLMPSSPVAQEAGAAIPIGIIAAILLLLSGIFSLSYRFPVTTNT